The DNA sequence AGGAAGGCAACATCTTCGGCTCTCAGCTCCTCCTCTGTGGCTCGGATGGTTTCTTCCACAGCCGATATTTCCCTGCTGAGATCCTCAATCCTTGTCTTCATCATCTGgctcttctgctcctcttccttccTCACAGCGTAGATCCTGGTGGCCTCCTCCCTTTCTAGGAACTGGTGCAGTTTTTCAAACTGCTCCTGGATCAGCTTCTCGGTCTGCTGTGCTTGTTCTTTAATTAGTTTTGCTGAATCATTCCAGATGAGTTTCACTTTATGAAAATGCTCCAGTTTGTCCCGTAAGGGTTTCAGGAGATTCCTGAGTGCCCTCCTGTAGTCCTCTGCAGCTTCATCGATCGGTCCGAACCTGTGGTAGGAGTGGGTTTTTGAATCTCGACAGACGACGCACACCGGCTGCTGATGATCCAGACAGAAGAACTTCAGAACCTCAGAGTGTAAACTGCAGAGAACCTCAGGCCTTGAAGAAGCTTTCTGTTGTTCCTGGATGAAGGCTTCGCACACGTTCTTCAGGGACAGATTACAGGGCGGGTCGCTCTTTGAAGATCGTCTTTTGCAAACCGGACATTTGTGAATCTTCTTCTCCGACCACCAGCGCAGCAGGCAGGCTTTACAGAAGCTGTGGCTGCATGACAGCATGACAGGATTTCGGAAGATGTCTTGACAGATCGGACAAGAAAGTCGATCTCTGCTTTAAAAGTCCCAGTAGCCATTCTTAACGGAGACTCGACTGTTGTTTCAGTGGATGTTGTGAACAGTTTGTCTTCGCTCTCAACAAACCAACTGGTGTTTCCTGCTCAGTGACTGATTGACAGATGGGTGGAGATTTTCAGTTCCTCTAgatgctaaaataagaaatCTACCAagcatggattttttttttttaattttctttgctTCCTGTTTGGGAACACAAACTGACAGTTCAGCTCCTATCTGGTGCAGCAGAATTTGATTTATTGAAGATAAAGAAGAGACATGCAGCTGAACATTTCAGCTGAAAGGGCAGAGCTCCGACACCAGGCTCATGTTCAATTATTGTCACCATTATTAATGAAAAAGTTTAAACAGGTTTTCTGCTACAACATGCTGTTacaacattacatttaatgtatatcGGCTCCAGATATCCCTCATCAACCTTCCTTTATTGCCGATAATCAACATCGGTATCGGCCCTAAGAAACCCATATCGTTCAATCCCTAATTTTAACCCTTTAGCGTAATTTGGCTTCAACAAAACTACATCAAATTTTGTGATAAAGTGTATTCTGTAGTttcaaaatatttgttttcttatGATTAACAGTGTTTTGTAGTTGTACATCTGTCTCTATACACTCTTACATTCTGCTCTTGCCGACAAGCCACTGCCCACTTTGTTCTGACGTTAACAGACTTCCATACATTTTGTGGCATTTACTAGAAAGACCAGCACAGCTTTTTAATGCTGCCATGTAAGGTACCACCTAACCAGCTGCATGTTCTCTCAAAACTGACTTTAGTATCAAGATTTCTGTTACAAATCTGTCATTGTACGCTCTTAGATTTTGCTCTTGCAGACTAATTACTGCCCAGCTTATTCTGACATTACTAGGCTTCCATACTTTCGGGTATTTAACAGAAAAACCTGCAGAGcgattattttttccatttaaggTACCACCAAAGCAGCCACATGTTCTCTAATACAAAACTTAATTCACAGCATATTTCTGAATatgtattattaatttttttttaaagattgtgTTTTTAGCACACTTTGGGTCTCCGTAAATTTTTTCAAGTTCAAAACATCAGTTGTATTTGTAATTTCTGTTACAAATCTGTCACTGTGTGTTGGTAGATTTTGCTCTTACTGACAAATCatgctcttttttaaaaaaattttgacGCTGTTGGACTTCCATACATTAGAGGTATTTCGCAGAAGGGATTGGACAATAAAGCCAAGCCTGCCACATGTTTTCTCAGACTtaaattcagtttgtttcaACATGTTAATTCTTGCAAACAATTGAAGTTCTCCCTTGATAAAcataactgtgttttctgtcacatttaaaaGACCTTTTGGTCTCTGATTCCCAGCTGGCTCCTTCAGGGACTgaggttggttttttttttggtttttttttaactgatgcTTTTAAGGAGGCTACATGACTGTTTCTGGTTGATTTGACTTCCTCCAGACACCATTTTTCCATCTAACCTCGCTGTTCCTCCAGACTATCTGTTTACTTTCTCAGATGAAGGGGAACTCCGGTGTGCAGCTGAGCGGATCTGCTGCCGTGTTTATGTAACTGCTGATCACAGTTCATGTGAACCTTCTTCTCGCCCTCTCACTGCTCCTATAAAAAGCCGGCTGACCCTGCAGCGACTCGGCCCTGCCAGCCGGATGCTTGATCTCCGGCAGCAGCTGAAGCTCTTCCTCGTACTCGCACAACAAAcgcacacataaaacacacactacGTCAACACACACTTCCATCTTATAGCAGTACAATCCTCTGTCTCTGCTGTGAGATCAGAATTTACAACCTGTTCAGCTGCAAACTTTACAACCATCACGTCTCTTCCTTTATTCGTGTTAAACCTGAGTGTGTGATTGGttaattcaaaacaaaaaagtaaaaaaaaacaacaactttttttAAGGTTAACATGCATATTATGAGtacttttttatgatttactACTTATGATGTGTAATTTAAGAAATCAGGGAAAATCTGTTATAGAATGGCAAATTATTCCAAAACTACCGTAAACGTCTCAATTAAAATGAAGGGAAATCTAGAATCTATGACTATTCACAGCAAAAGGCCTCAGTTGTACGCTTTACCACCAcattgcatgttttattttttaatttccagAGATGTTAAATCACAGTTTATGATGTGTAACGTCCTCATCCAACTGATGTGATGCTTGATTGTGAAATGCAGATTAAATCTTTAGTTGTCCAGTAGATATTGAGCCACTTAAAGGTTCTTTTTAAGGCAGATAAAGACTagatacactgtgatctgtaggtTGTAAACGATAAAATGAGGCATAATagtgttgaaattgcacttattttcttaagaaatttcaggttgttcatgttttgtaaaaagatacaTACAAAGGaacatacttttttgcactaaaacagcaggaaaaagtTGGAGTTGTTGTTATCATGCTGTGATTTAACTGGTCCGACCCATTTGGGATCAAACTGAGgcgaactaagatgagtttgacacccctgattttaAGGTTTTGTTGCACACAAACCCTGTAAACCACTCACCTGTCCACTGGAGATGACATTCATCGGTGGCTCCACCACGAAGCTCATGGTGGTCCCGTCAAACGAGGGCGGGGCGATGATTCGAGGTCCTTGCTGGGAGGTGATTGCTGATAACCGGCTGCTTGATGCCGGACAAGCCATGCGGCGGCCTGTTAGCGCCACCTGCTGCTGCTTAGCTCAGACGCCACCTGAGGAGACTTCCCGGTGTCATGTAGAAGGGACTCTCCATGTACATGCCCTCTGTCGGCGCGTTTTGTCCACGCTCTCTGCTCTGATGCACGACATCTGCGACTGCACCAGCGTCCGGGCGGGTATCACGGATGGCGACATGAAGCCCGGGTAGATCATGTAGGTGTGACCGTACGCACCCGGACTCAGGGCCAGAGGCGAGATAGGCATGGGGATGGGAGTCATGGGAGGCTGAGGCATCGGCACGTCCACGTATTGGCCGGTTTCTGGATCGAAGAGGCGCTTGGTGGCCGGTGCACTGGCGTGTCCACCAGGTAGTAGCTTCCAGTGGTGGGATCCAGCAGCATCTTCCTCTGTGTGGCCTGGAGGGGTCCCAGGGTGGGGGCTGGGGTGATGGCTGGGGAGAAGCAGTAGACCTGAGGCTGATTGGTGGGCAAACCCAACGGCATGGAGTGGTAGATGGTGGCCGGAGGGATGTCCGGCGAACGCGTCTCCATGACGATGCTGGAGCGTTTAGGGTCTGGTTGTGGTCTTCCTGGCTCCTGGTGGCGATCCGAGGTGTCCTGAAGGGGTGTTTAGGTTCGGCTGGGGGGCAAACGTGTACACCGACGTTTTCTCAGCAGACGGGGGCGGTTTGCTGCTGCTCGGGTGAGGTTTTACTGGAATGGTTAGGTAGTTCTCGTTGTCGGCCGACGTGCTCGAAAACTCCTGTGCAAACCTGTCCACCTCCCGTGATTCCACCCCACTCAGCCTCGTCTGGCTGATTTTTTAAAGACACAGGAAGTTTGGGGGACTTTGGGACAAAACTCTTGGTGCTGAACGGTTGCTGTGCGATGGCGTTCTGCTGGGACGTCTTTGCGGCGGCGGAGGCCTTGAGGGTGGAGCTCAGGctcaacatgtttttgcttCCTGTGGTGCTTGGGGGCCTGAACGGACTTAGCAACCAGCCTGTCGTCACGGCCGCTGGACGTCTGAAGGGCCCTGAAGAGGTCTTTGTCCTCCCGCCTCAGCAGACCGGTCGGTTCCTGGAGACGTTGCCGGCGGCGTCTTGTCGGCGTTGGGGTAGGATCTCTTCTGATCAGCCTCTCGATGCCGGAGCCTCTCGCCCCTCCGTCCTCCTCAGCTCCTCCGTGCTCCTCGCTGGCGAGCAGTGAAAGAACATGGCTGTCCATCAGGGGCTGAGGCTCGTTCTTCCGTTTCCATTCGTTCTTTTCAAACACATAAAGCTGCTCCATGGTTTTCACAGCAGCCTGGAGTTTTTCCAAAGCCACCTGGTTCGCCATCTTGGACTCCGGTTTCTTTTCTGTAACTTCTGGTATTTTTTCTTGCCTCTTTGAAGCTGCTCTACTTTCAATTCTTAACCCAGTGTTTTCCTCTGAGGCGCCTATGAGTGCCCTCCCTGCCGCCCTCTGCAGTGCAGCACCTTTAGCGCCCTCTGGTGACGACCTGTCTGCGTCAAACGGCTCCTGTTTAGCTAACTCCACATTTCCAGATTGTTTCCCATTACTGTTAGTGTTCACAGACTGGCATTTTATCACTATGGGGGACACAGAGTTGGGGTTTCTGTGAGACATTTGCTTCTTTTGCTCTGCCTGGCTCTCAGCAGGAGCAAAGCTGGGTTTGTGTTCGTTGTTGtccagagaaacaaaatgatatgaACTTTTCACCAGTTTACGGACGTCTCTGACTTGGTGGATCGGGGTCTGCAGCTTCCCCTTATTATCTCTAATGTCTCTCACCATGAAATGCGGCACTTTATCCGAACACTCACCCTTCAGAGCCGCAGCCAGAGCCTGGCATTTGAAGTCATCCGTCCTGATGAGGCTGGTTGCGTTACAGCCTATATTAGGAGCGCGCAGCTTGGAGACGCCAAAAGGCTCCGTTTTATTGTCCCTGACGCTCCTTAAGTTAATTTTGATTTCCGGAGACTTCGATGTGGCCACGCTCCTGGAGTCTGCGATGTATAAAGTGTTGTCAGAGCGCAGCTTTATCCCGCCTCCATCTCCACATGGAGAATAATTCCTGCTCTGCAGCTGCTGTCCGACTTCTCCGTCACTGGACACCAGTTGGATACTTGGCACAAACAAATGCGACATTTTAGTGAGTTTGCTGCCTCCTGCTGCGTCCTGaaccccctctccctctctgtcgtTCCCTGAAGGCAGCTTCCCCTCCGGAGTTTTGTCGTTTTTATGATCCTTTTGAAACTCTAGCTCCTCGTCCTTCCAGCATCTGAACGCGCTATTTTGGCTGCGAAGCAACGTGCTTTTGGACGCTTCCAATGCGCCTTTTTTAGTATCGATTCCAGCTTCATTCGCCTGCTCCAAATTAGTTTCTGGTGCAGGAGCGGCCGCGTCGCGTCTCCGGGAGTCACTCCTGGTATCACATGAGCCGCTGTCCACGAAGTCCCCCAGCTCATCCACGCACATTATGGCGTAGTCCGAGCTGCTCTCTGAGAACTTGGAGCTCTGTCTGTGCAGCTCCCTGTTCGCCTTGCCCCTGTGGCCGTCGCCCTCCTGGTGCGTAAAGCTCGGAGAAGGCGCCCGGTGCGGCTCACTGATCTCCCCTCGTTCCATCCTGCGCTCCTGCTCGAACTGCATCTTCTTggaaatgacatttttgatgagGCTGGAGGCGAATATGGCCTTCTTGTGTGTGCCTTCCATGGTTTTGCAGGGCGACTTGCTGGCCCCTCTCCTCTGGCCGCTTAGCAAACTGTTGGTAACTTCATCTGTGGAACGTGATCCCGCTGCGTTTTGTGCAAAGTTAGTGCGTCTTTCTCCCCCAGACATTCCCGATTTGACATTGCAGCGGAAATTCAGCGTCTCCGTGAGCCTGATCACCCCACCGTGGCCCACCTGACCGAATTTCCCCATCAGCTCTATTTTCTTTGTGGACGGGATGTGGGGGTTCCCGTTCAGGGTGAAGATCTTGCTGGTGGGCGGTTTGATGCTCGCCAGTGCGACGCCTTTGTACCCTCTATTGTCTATGTTTTGATGGGAAACCACACTCTGGTCCAAACCCTGAGACACATTCACGTTGCCATATTTCAGGTCTACAAACGTGGACCACCTGTTTATCCCCAGGCCATGCTCTGACGCAGAGGACtcgctggaggtgctgaaattAATGGCATCAAAGTAGGGATAGGCCAGGCTCTTGAAAGCTCTGGCTGTCAGGTTGCGCACCTCCTTGTCAGCGTCGTCCAGCTCGCTGACAGCGCTGGACGTGCCGCTGGAATACTCGGTGACCTCTTTCCCCCTCAATTTGCCGCCAAAGTGCAGGCGTCCGGGCGCGGCTATCAAACACTTCGGCCTGTCACACAACGTCTCTGCCTTCCCATCAACTCCCCTGAACACATAGCGGCTCACGTCCCCGGAGCGCCTGGCATGATAAAGAATGTTTTCCTGTTCTTGGATGTTGCTAGGGTCATTTATAGCTCGAGAGGTGGTTCTGATTGACAGGTGGATCTGCCCCGCGCCGTTGCCACcgcagtgctgctgctgctgctgctggggtttGGACGCACTCTCATCTGAGCTGGCGAACTTGGCCACGTCGCTCAGATCACTTTCAAGCAGAGtgctgactgctgctgctgctgctgccttctCCCCCACCGCCCCATCAGCGTCAAAAGAAGCGTAATCGACAAATGAGTACACCTGGTTGTCGTCCTCAACGTCCCAGCTGGTGGACGAGCCCACCCCGAGGTCGTAGTCTCCCTCGCTGTCCGACAGCTCCGACAGCTGGATCTCGTGTGTGGTAATGTAATGGGACTCATCCTCTGCTACGCACGGGACGCAGTCATCAGAAAGCACCAAACTaacatcatcatcctcctcctcatagTCCTCAGACTCACTTCTGCCCCTCACATGATTACCCCCGCTGCGTAATTCCTCATCttcctgtgtgtttctgtctgttttgggTACCTGTTGCTGCGTAATTACGCGCTCGCCTTCAAAATCCTCCGTCACATCTTTTCCACTTTCCTCAACTTTggcttcttctttcttttcctctgttttaatcTCCAGCTTCTGCTTCGGTTCCGTTGCGCGCACAGCTCCGGCGCCACTGTTGCTAATCAGAACAgacatttgttttctctctccttctattCTCGTCTTTAAATCCACCAGCTCCAAATCCACATATTTCCTCTCGTCCTGTTTCTCCGCCGCTTTCTGGAGCAGATCTTTCACCTGCCGGCGCTTCGCCGACGTCTGCACGCTGCTTCGCTCGGTCTTCATGGCTGAAGTGGCAGCTTTGAGCTCACATTTGGCGTCAGTCGGAGGTGAAACTGCAGAGATGGAGCCCCCCAGGCTTCCTCCGTGCCTCCGGCAGagatggagctgctgcagagctCAGAGTCCGGCCAGACAGACTCCGATGACACCGAGGCGCTCCAGACATTCCAGCTCACCGCATATGAAGTCTCTAAAAAGGACCAGAGACATTACTAACCGCTGTCTAGGGCACATGGTTCTCAAGCTGGGGTTTACGGACCAATCGGGGTCGTTGTCACCCCCCTGCGCGTTTAAATACCCATTACACTTTATTACTTCTGTTTCGTTCAATACACAACTTTTATAGCTGCTTTTTTATCACCACAGAAGATCTTCCACCATCTAGAAAAAAGTTCACCTTAAATCTcaggtgcattttttttaaccatcagGAGCCAATAATAGTTTATAAAGCAACATATTCTTATCATTTGGTGAACAAGAAGATCTAAGCTGGTAGGACTCAGGTCATTGTATCACCATGTTCTTGCAATTTGGCTAATAGGAAAACACAGATGTGCTCAGTTGTATCTGACTGTTCATGAGAGGAAATGCTtctaaaaataatgcaaatactGACAGATGATGCAATTTTTAATCCTACTTTTTGCACTAGTGCAGCTCCGTATCATCACACCTCCACCTCCGTGTTTCACTGAGGactgtgcattcactgtggaAGTCCTGGAAAAGTTCAcaccaaaaaaactgaaactaatCTGAACCAAACAGATTTATCTTCATCTGACTAAACAGGACTTTTGCATATATTTATCAGCagtcttttacagttttgtgcCAAAGAGCAAACAagggatttttttcttgcatgccATTTATGGAAGAGTTCTTCACTCTGTAAGAACTGTCACAAAAACtctaatttttttcattcataagCCCTCTTCTAAGTCTTTATCTGTTAGTCGCAGTGCTTTCTGTGGCATCAGGTAAGAAGAATGGACAGGGGAAATCACATTTATACATAACcatcataaaaacacatttttaatacatgttttatacatttatttgtaaacatttttgacaaataaatgctgtgacattgcagaagcttattgaaatgatgccacagcaAATGAGTGAAATATTAGAgtttgcagctttttctttgATGGGCGGTGTGGATTTGGATGTGATACTGGTTTGACTGCAGCTTCACAGTTCATAACATCATGAACACATCCTCCACATCTCTCGTCGCTTTTCAAATCATGGAGGTTTAATTAACATGCCAGCATTTTAGGGCTTTAGTGTTTTTTGGGCCCACAAGAAGTTGAATAAATTTACACTATTAGCTTTAGATAAAATTGTCAGAACACTTTAACATGAActgtcttcatttctgctgaAAGCATCACAGGAAAGGATTTCCAAATGTCAAGTATTAACAGGAGAAATGATCTtaaagtgtgtctgtgtgaaatgTATGCAATGGATAACTTGGAATTTGGTGAAATCAAGAAACTCTTTGCATCTAACTTCACCTGGAACTGTTCAGCAACAAAAGATgagctgtccgtggtgctgaagaTTGGCCAGGATCTCTTTCATTTcttcagacacacactcactgtgtgttttaatgaaGTCTGTTCCAGCCCATGGAGTTTTAGAAGACGCCAAACATTTGGCTGAAACTGGCTTTGCATGCGTTTGTCAAGTTGAATTCAGGAGGTTATGAAATTTATCTAAACATCTGAGCAATTTCTCTATGATCTGTCTCTGACATGTAACCCACATTTAAGGAAGCATAGAGTCGGCTCACCAGTGTTGTTTTTCCATTAACAGTTTTAGGCTTTGCTCAAAGGCAGAATGACTGCAAAATGAGTTACTTGTTGGCAGCGTTTCATGTGCCATACGGAACAAATCCTGCAGCTAAATGTCTGCGTAGATCAGTCACACAACACGGGTGTTTTTCAcctgtttgttttgcagctttGTTTGGATTCAGGTTTGAGTTAAAATGGATAAATCTGTGACTGTGTTTACGACATCAAAGACCCGGTTAAGCTTCTGGAATGGAGACGGTCAGAAGTAATGCTAACTGTCTGAACCAACCAATGAGCTGCTGTCTGCAGGTTTAACTCAGCCATCCATCAACCCCggcctcctccctcctctgtggTGACTTTGTGGCTCTAGAAATACTGACTTactcctgttttgttttcagggaAGGCAGTTTGACCGCAGTTTACAGTTCAATGAATCAAACACAGCCACATATAGAATGCTACGAACGCATTCAGATGCTGTAGTAGAACAGATATAGAGGATGCTCTTTCCTCTCACTTCCCccttgctgctgcttttttacTTTGGGATCACATTTAAAACTGTAGACCCAAACATGACTACTTCCTGTCACGCTGCTTCCAGTTAGGATCCTTTCTGTGTTCTGTTTGCGACTCTTATTCACTCCAAGAGGTGAACTTTAACTTTACATTTAAACTTGATCTACATGTGCTGTGGAACACGCGGTATTTTCCGAGGGCCCCTGTGGTTCCTGGACTACACACCGGCCCCTGCTGACACAAAGTGACCCCACAGGGAGCCTCAGGGCGGCACGCTGCTGCTGAGTTGTTTTCACTTGGGTGTTTAACTGCCGTGCGTCGTCGTCCGTGGTTCCGCAAAGCTCTGACAACATTCCCTCCTGTCTAATGCAGCTGCACCTTCACAGTTTGTCACGCGCCTATTTTTGAACGACACGTTTATTTTTACCGTCTGCAACTGAAGAAACGTTTAGCCGTTGTTCAGGCTGTTTCTGTTGACTCGTTATCCCATTACAGCAAAAAATGTGATGAAGCTTAACAGGTACAGAATGACATGAGAATTCAAATCTATAATATCCTAATAAAACTTCATTAGAATTataaaatgattcatttaaaCTAAGCATGAACTTTTACTTCGAATTACAGGATATATCTTTATTAAAagtaatgtttttaatgttcattgtgatcatatctttacaaattccatcgttatttattatggagattatcacttattaataaaaaaaatgactggatatcactaaaaatgTCGACTACTTAGTAACAAACACCTTTccaatgagctaaacaataataaaatgagctgatttcAGAAATAGTTTTCATTGTGTTCTATTTATTAAGTTAAAATATAAtgacatatatatttttttggcaatatatccatttttttgaacagcaaaaagaagagcGATCCGAGCACTCCGTGACGTGAGGCGTAAACTGCCATCCACGAGTTATTAAAGGACTTTTAGGAGTGCCTCGGatctctcttctttttgctgtttgaatGGATTTTTCCCACTAGATCCTGAAGAGCACCTGTTATACCTATTTTATCCACTAATGCACTCACCTTTTGCCtgtttatattcatttttttaaatggaaaaataacaaattatatCGCTTCCAACTAActtccccgttccaaaaactcctctccaggaagtgtgttaattccagatcacatgacctgctccacatgatgtcatttcctcctgaaggaaagactggaagactccaaggctttctgacttatttaatataagtagtcaacaggtttactactaTATCTgcagaaataactttcaattttactcaactgtatataaaatatttagaagactctttctctaaaataccatgtggtgtttggttataggcggccatgttgctttaggtctgaaaacagcaaaaatgtcaactatgatacaaaaagtcccacaattatatatcgACCCAATCAATGAATTCTAGCTGGTTAAACCCTAAAGTGCTTTCTGAGCCATGCCTGATTTTCTCAGCTTTGATTGTTAGTCATTCATGTCTCTTAAAACCAACAAAGGTGGAGCTTTCTCTGGTAGCTCGAGGTAAAGTGTTCCAGTTTGTTCAGCCTCTAATAGATAAGGCATGCTTTAGGATATTTAAAATTGAAACCTGGAGCAACATGACCCCCCTTGTTTAGTTTCTGCTAAACAGCCTCACTAGCCAAAACTCTAAAGCATCAACTACGATTATTTATAGCAGCTATAA is a window from the Acanthochromis polyacanthus isolate Apoly-LR-REF ecotype Palm Island chromosome 23, KAUST_Apoly_ChrSc, whole genome shotgun sequence genome containing:
- the c23h4orf54 gene encoding LOW QUALITY PROTEIN: uncharacterized protein C4orf54 homolog (The sequence of the model RefSeq protein was modified relative to this genomic sequence to represent the inferred CDS: inserted 1 base in 1 codon) codes for the protein MKTERSSVQTSAKRRQVKDLLQKAAEKQDERKYVDLELVDLKTRIEGERKQMSVLISNSGAGAVRATEPKQKLEIKTEEKKEEAKVEESGKDVTEDFEGERVITQQQVPKTDRNTQEDEELRSGGNHVRGRSESEDYEEEDDDVSLVLSDDCVPCVAEDESHYITTHEIQLSELSDSEGDYDLGVGSSTSWDVEDDNQVYSFVDYASFDADGAVGEKAAAAAAVSTLLESDLSDVAKFASSDESASKPQQQQQQHCGGNGAGQIHLSIRTTSRAINDPSNIQEQENILYHARRSGDVSRYVFRGVDGKAETLCDRPKCLIAAPGRLHFGGKLRGKEVTEYSSGTSSAVSELDDADKEVRNLTARAFKSLAYPYFDAINFSTSSESSASEHGLGINRWSTFVDLKYGNVNVSQGLDQSVVSHQNIDNRGYKGVALASIKPPTSKIFTLNGNPHIPSTKKIELMGKFGQVGHGGVIRLTETLNFRCNVKSGMSGGERRTNFAQNAAGSRSTDEVTNSLLSGQRRGASKSPCKTMEGTHKKAIFASSLIKNVISKKMQFEQERRMERGEISEPHRAPSPSFTHQEGDGHRGKANRELHRQSSKFSESSSDYAIMCVDELGDFVDSGSCDTRSDSRRRDAAAPAPETNLEQANEAGIDTKKGALEASKSTLLRSQNSAFRCWKDEELEFQKDHKNDKTPEGKLPSGNDREGEGVQDAAGGSKLTKMSHLFVPSIQLVSSDGEVGQQLQSRNYSPCGDGGGIKLRSDNTLYIADSRSVATSKSPEIKINLRSVRDNKTEPFGVSKLRAPNIGCNATSLIRTDDFKCQALAAALKGECSDKVPHFMVRDIRDNKGKLQTPIHQVRDVRKLVKSSYHFVSLDNNEHKPSFAPAESQAEQKKQMSHRNPNSVSPIVIKCQSVNTNSNGKQSGNVELAKQEPFDADRSSPEGAKGAALQRAAGRALIGASEENTGLRIESRAASKRQEKIPEVTEKKPESKMANQVALEKLQAAVKTMEQLYVFEKNEWKRKNEPQPLMDSHVLSLLASEEHGGAEEDGGARGSGIERLIRRDPTPTPTRRRRQRLQEPTGLLRREDKDLFRALQTSSGRDDRLVAKSVQAPKHHRKQKHVEPELHPQGLRRRKDVPAERHRTATVQHQEFCPKVPQTSCVFKKSARRGLQDTSDRHQEPGRPQPDPKRSSIVMETRSPDIPPATIYHSMPLGLPTNQPQVYCFSPAITPAPTLGPLQATQRKMLLDPTTGSYYLVDTPVHXATKRLFDPETGQYVDVPMPQPPMTPIPMPISPLALSPGAYGHTYMIYPGFMSPSVIPARTLVQSQMSCIRAESVDKTRRQRQQQVALTGRRMACPASSSRLSAITSQQGPRIIAPPSFDGTTMSFVVEPPMNVISSGQVQALN